AATTGTTGGGCCGAAACTTGAAATTCCACTGTATGAAACATCTTGAAGCTTTGATAATAACTGTTTTAAACTTTCTTTTTGAAGTCCAACTTCTGCACGTTTAAATCCCAAATTTTGAAGTTCGTTTACTGCCATTCCGAAGGAATCGAAGTCTTTTTCGATAACTGCGGGCATCATTTTCATCAAAACCAGCCTGCATATTTTTTGAACGTCTTCTGAGGGAACTGGACAGAATTTTCTGAATATATCAACTTCCCTGTCTCCACAGACCTGTTCTCCTTTTGGAATTGTTAAAACAATATCCCAGTCAAAATCGTGTCTGAATAATACTGGAGATGGTTTTACATCCTTTGATGCTGAAGAAGGCCTAAAATCAATTTTATCTTTTCCTTCACCAAAACTATGGCCCCCATCAACAATAAATCCACCATTTTCAAAAGCTGCAACACCAATTCCAGAAGTTCCACCTCTTCCAGTAATTTTTGCCAGTGTTTCTGCGTTTAAATCTTGACCGTAAACTAAAGAAGTAATCTTTCCAGTAGAAAGCGAAACTTGCGTTCCACTTCCAAGTCCAGAATGGGATAAAATTGCCTCATTTATTTTTAAACTTATTCCTTGTTCCCCAATAACATCTAGAACATTTTTAGCAGCATTTTTAATTCTTAATTCCAGATTTTCTCTGTCTTTTTCATCAACTTCAATTCTAAAGTCTATTTCTATTTCACTACTTTCTTTTCCTTCGATCTGAAAATTAGGGTAATCCAGAGCAACTCCTACTCCGCCATCAACCCTTCCAAGTTCGCCATTTAAATCAATTAAACCCATATGTATTCTGGAAGGAGAATTCAACTTCATTAAACTTCACCTTTAAATCATTGCCTCTATCAAGTCGCCCCTTGTTACAATCCCGACCAATTTTTCGCCTTCAACAACAGGTAACCGTTTTATTTTATTTTTTACCATTGTTTCGGCAGCTTCAGTTATTGGAGTTTCTGGCGATACATTAATTATTTTTTCAGCCATTGCTTCAAAAACTTCTGTTTTAAGTGCATTCTCCATATCTCCCCTAAATTCTTCAATTTTTATCGCTGTTTTTAACGGTAATTCAATCAAATCAAAAGGAGATGGAAGTACTAGACTAAATCTCTCGTCATGCGAAGTTAAAGCCTTAATTATGTCACTCTCAGAGAGAAGTCCAACCAATTTTTCGCCTTCAACAACAGGCGCGCCACTTATTTTATTTTCCCTAAATATCGAAATTGCTTTCTCAATATTGTCGTCTTTGTTAAGTGTTATTGGCTGTTTCATTACATCTCTAACAAAAATCATTCTTCCACCAGATTATTTATCAACAAATATATATAATCCATGATTGATATAGCTACTAGATATATTGGTGGTAAAATGTATATAAGGGTTAACAATGGCGTTACAGAATGTGACATCAGATTGGTCGGAACTGCACACGTATCTGATGATAGTATTACGGATGTAGAGAATGCTATCGTCGAAACAGATCCGGAATTAGTAGCTATTGAATTAGATAAAGACCGATTTGTAGCCATGTTTCAAAACAAAAAAAATGACGTGGATTTAAAATCAGTCATAAAACAGGGAAAAGTAGGAATATACATAGTGCACTCCATCTTAGCAAACTTCCAGAAAAATATCGGAGAACAGTTTGGGATAAAACCTGGAAGTGAAATGAAAAAAGCCACCGATCTTGCGATACAATACGGAAAACCACTTTCGCTAATAGATAGGCCGATAAACATTACTTTGTCAAGAACCATCAACAAAATGACTTTTAAAGAAAAATTTGATTTTTTAATCGGACTTTTAACAGAACAAAACATTGAATTGGACGAAAAAGCAGTCAATGAAATGGTAACAAACGCGGATGATTTAATTTTACTTTTAAAAGATATTTCTCCATCAATTTACGAAACTCTCGTTGATGAGAGAGATAGATATATGGCAAAAAACCTCTTTGAATCGAGCAAAGGAAAAGAAAACATTGTTGCAGTAGTTGGTGCAGGCCACGTTCCAGGAATTAAAAATTACCTCAAACAAATGGAATCCGGAGAAGATATCGACTTAAAATCTTTAATGGAAGTAAAAAAAAAGTCAAATGTTTTAGGTAAAATAATTTCAATTGCGATTCTTTTGGTCATATTGTATGGATTTTACAGTGTATCATCAAATCTTGAAGCATTGAAAGCATTAACATTAGAATGGGTTCTGATAAATGGATGTCTTTCGTCACTTGGCGTTCTCATAGCCAGAGGTAAGCTTCAGACAATAATTGCGGCATTTTTAGCTGCCCCAGTCACATCATTAATACCCGTGATCGGTGCAGGATACGTTGCAGGATTAGTTGAGCTTAAATTTAGGGATGTTTCTTTTAACGATATTGGAAAAATGATGAATACAGAAAATTTTAAAGAATTAATGGAAAATCAGGCGATGAGGGTTCTTTTGGTTGCAGCTCTTGCAAATCTTGGGAGTGCAATTGGAACTTTCTATTTTGTACCTAGATTTTTATAATTTACAACTTTTTTGCAGCGTTTATTAAAAATTAAAAAATTAATTTTTATACTGATATATTGGTAGTGTCTTCAGTTCCTGTATCTGTAGTGTCTTCAGTTCCTGTATCTGTAGTGTCTTCAGTTCCTGTATCTGTAGTGTCTTCAGTTCCTGTATCTGTAGTGTCTTCAGTTCCTGTATCTGNNNNNNNNNNNNNNNNNNNNNNNNNNNNNNNNNNNNNNNNNNNNNNNNNNNNNNNNNNNNNNNNNNNNNNNNNNNNNNNNNNNNNNNNNNNNNNNNTCTGTAGTGTCTTCAGTTCCCGTACCTGTCGAAGTATTATTTTTAGAGGTTGAGGTATTTTGAGTAGTATCTGTTGTTACATGTTTTGTGTAAGTATAATCCGGATATTCTATTTCGAATTCTAAAACTTCATAGGAATTAATATTTTCTTCGACATCTTCTGCATATATTCTTATCGTGTGTGTTCCATAGCTAATATCATCTATTGTTCCAGTATAATATCCTGAATTTTTAGTTAAAGTAAAACTAATTGTTCCATCAAGCATTGCCCTTACAGAATCAATTTCAGAATCATCATCTGTAACCTGAACTTTTATAAATATGCTCGAATCTTCTTTGAAAGAATCTCCGTTTTCAGGCTCTATTATTTCAACCTCTGGAGGCGTTATATCCCCTTCATTTATTTCAAAGGTAACTTTTTCATTATAGTTTGAGTTTCCTGCAATATCTGTTGCAATTATCCATAATGTGTGGGCCCCCCAGTCCAAATTATCCAAAATATTTATATAATAACCGTTGTTTTCAATTAAATCCAGTGTGTAGTCATCAAGTCTTGCAGAAACGGAATATATTTCAGATTCATCAGTAATTTGGACTTTTATTGATACTTCAGAATCTTCTGCATAGGATTTTGCAGTTGGAGAAATAATTTTAATCTCTGGAGGTGTTGTGTCGGGTGTTGATATTGAAAATATTCTCGATACTAAAGAATTCGTGTTTCCCACGTTATCTTCAGCATATATTCTTATCGTGTGTTTTCCGTAATCTAAATTATTCAAAAGTTTGATATATGTTGTTCCATTTTGAATTGGTATTTCTTTATAATTATCATCTATTTCAAGCATTAGAGAGTGAATTCCAGAATTATCCGTTGCTGAAACGTTGATTAAAACTGTTTCGTTTTTATCGAAGAATGTATTTTCTTTTGGAAAAATAAAGCTTACAACAGGGGGCGTTGTGTCTGGTGCTAAAGGAGAATAATCAATATTTTCAAAATTAAGTTCATAGCACGTTTCACTGATAATATCCCCGTTAGAATCCTGATTTATTGATTCCTGACTGAATCCAGTATTTTCTGGAGTATACCAAACATTTCCTGCAGTAAAGTCCCCATTAAGTACGTTTGTTTCATTTATAACTGGGGCATTCCAATAATTTTCACCAGAATCTTTGAAATGAACATTTATTGAATTATTAAACAAATTATCATAAATAGTGTTATATTCTGTACCAAATTCAATCGAAATTCCAGATTTTCCATTAGTTAAGAATTTATTTTTGAAAAGTACATTCAAATCTGAATTCCAAAATATAACTCCATTTGAATTTTCAGAAATTCTATTTTTTGATAAGGTATTTTCAAAAGCTTTCCAGAAATATATTCCAGAATCTCCGTTTTCAAAGATATTATTGCTTTCGATAGTGTTAAATTCAGAATCCCTTGTTAAAATACCGTTATTTTCATTTTGATATACTTCATTGAATGATATTGAATTACTTTGTGAATCCCATATGAAAATTCCATTATCCTCATTTTCAAAAAACTTATTTCCCGAAATAAGGTTATTTTTTGAATTTAATAGCTCAATTCCGTTATAAATGTTGTTATTCACAGTATTTCTAGTTATATTGTTGAATTCCGATCCATCAAGATATATTCCCGAAGTCACTATCCCAATAACCCCGTTTTCATATACTAAATTTTCAGAAATATCGTTATTTTTCGAATTTAATATGTAAATTCCATTGTAATTATTCCCGTATACTTCGTTATTTAAAATTTTACAGTTTTCGGTATTTTTAAGAACTATTCCATAATCAAAATTTGAAATTACCCCATTTTTTAAAACTACATTGTTTCCAGAAATCGTAATTCCCATTCCCCCATAATTTCCAGAAACAACATTTCCTTTCAAATCAATTGTAATATTGTTTCTAGTAACTTCTATACCATTAGGTGCATTTAAATCATCGTCTAGTTCAATTATTCCATTTTCCTGCACATGCTCTATTGCATCCTGAATAGAATTATTTGATTCCACAAATAAACCGCTTTGATACCAGTAATGAGTATTATTTACATATATTGTGGTATCTTCTGCATAAATTCCAGAAATGGCGCCCAAAATTACCATTAAAAGAATCAGCCTGAAAATTTTCATTCTAACCCCCTCTTCAAATCGTATATTGAATAACCCCTAAATTCAATACAACTCTTACAATTATACTTTTCTAAAAGGCTGTTATTATAACTTATTGTTAAAATAAAGAATTAATTTACCCCATAAAATAGATTAAACCAAAAATATAGAATTAATTGGGAAGTAAAAGAATAATCGTTTAGATGTTTGAAAAAAGCCGAATTTTAAAATATAAAAAATAAAGTAATTGTTTCAAAAAATTTAACAAACTCTAGGTATCGGGTCACCCATTGGGGTGTCAACAATTCTTTTTCCAACAATTGTTTCCATTAAAACTCCTTTGTGTTCAGATGTTACGTTTCCAATTATTTTTGCGTTTTTTCCAAGAGGATGCGCCCTTAAAATTTCAAGTATTTTTTCTGAATCTTCTGCCTTTACTGACATTACAACTTTTCCTTCGTTTGCAACCGTTAATGGGTCGATTCCAAGAGCTTCACCAATAGCCTGAACTTCGTCACTTATTGGGATTTGATCTTCGTAAATCAATATTCCTAAATCGCTTTTTTCAGCCATTTCATTTAATGAGTCTGCAAGACCGCCTCTTGTCGGGTCTTTCATTGCATTGATCTCATATCCTGCACTTAAAACACTCTGAACAATTCCATTTACTGGTGCAACATCTGACTTTAAATCTGATTCAAACTCGAATCCTTCTCTTGTAAGGAGAATTGTAAGACCATGCTCCCCAATATTTCCTGTAACGATTATTACATCCCCTTCTTTCATTCCACAGTCCCTTACAGCTTTTCCCGAATCAACAAGGCCAATACCTGCAGATGAAATGATTATATCGTCAACATTTGAAACTTTTGTGTCACCCGTAATTATGGCAACTCCTGCTTCCTTACAAGCTTCATTTATTGATTTCATTATTTTATCGAGTTTTTCAATATCGAAGCCTTCTGGAAGAACTATTGAAAGAGAAAGTGCAACAGGTTTTGCACCCATTACTGAAAGGTCATTTACAGTCCCACATACTGAAATTCTACCAATATCTCCGCCTGGGAAAAATATT
Above is a genomic segment from Methanococcus maripaludis containing:
- a CDS encoding TraB/GumN family protein, whose product is MYIRVNNGVTECDIRLVGTAHVSDDSITDVENAIVETDPELVAIELDKDRFVAMFQNKKNDVDLKSVIKQGKVGIYIVHSILANFQKNIGEQFGIKPGSEMKKATDLAIQYGKPLSLIDRPINITLSRTINKMTFKEKFDFLIGLLTEQNIELDEKAVNEMVTNADDLILLLKDISPSIYETLVDERDRYMAKNLFESSKGKENIVAVVGAGHVPGIKNYLKQMESGEDIDLKSLMEVKKKSNVLGKIISIAILLVILYGFYSVSSNLEALKALTLEWVLINGCLSSLGVLIARGKLQTIIAAFLAAPVTSLIPVIGAGYVAGLVELKFRDVSFNDIGKMMNTENFKELMENQAMRVLLVAALANLGSAIGTFYFVPRFL
- a CDS encoding CBS domain-containing protein — encoded protein: MIFVRDVMKQPITLNKDDNIEKAISIFRENKISGAPVVEGEKLVGLLSESDIIKALTSHDERFSLVLPSPFDLIELPLKTAIKIEEFRGDMENALKTEVFEAMAEKIINVSPETPITEAAETMVKNKIKRLPVVEGEKLVGIVTRGDLIEAMI
- a CDS encoding beta-ribofuranosylaminobenzene 5'-phosphate synthase, which gives rise to MKLNSPSRIHMGLIDLNGELGRVDGGVGVALDYPNFQIEGKESSEIEIDFRIEVDEKDRENLELRIKNAAKNVLDVIGEQGISLKINEAILSHSGLGSGTQVSLSTGKITSLVYGQDLNAETLAKITGRGGTSGIGVAAFENGGFIVDGGHSFGEGKDKIDFRPSSASKDVKPSPVLFRHDFDWDIVLTIPKGEQVCGDREVDIFRKFCPVPSEDVQKICRLVLMKMMPAVIEKDFDSFGMAVNELQNLGFKRAEVGLQKESLKQLLSKLQDVSYSGISSFGPTIYSLGDKEVITEISNEIFDKFGIEGEIISTKANNSGYEIIK
- the hypE gene encoding hydrogenase expression/formation protein HypE, encoding MNITRMHGAGGTVMQKLIKETILGNLENTKIEGGIGLESLDDASTIPLGDKEIVFTVDGHTVQPIFFPGGDIGRISVCGTVNDLSVMGAKPVALSLSIVLPEGFDIEKLDKIMKSINEACKEAGVAIITGDTKVSNVDDIIISSAGIGLVDSGKAVRDCGMKEGDVIIVTGNIGEHGLTILLTREGFEFESDLKSDVAPVNGIVQSVLSAGYEINAMKDPTRGGLADSLNEMAEKSDLGILIYEDQIPISDEVQAIGEALGIDPLTVANEGKVVMSVKAEDSEKILEILRAHPLGKNAKIIGNVTSEHKGVLMETIVGKRIVDTPMGDPIPRVC
- a CDS encoding NosD domain-containing protein — encoded protein: MKIFRLILLMVILGAISGIYAEDTTIYVNNTHYWYQSGLFVESNNSIQDAIEHVQENGIIELDDDLNAPNGIEVTRNNITIDLKGNVVSGNYGGMGITISGNNVVLKNGVISNFDYGIVLKNTENCKILNNEVYGNNYNGIYILNSKNNDISENLVYENGVIGIVTSGIYLDGSEFNNITRNTVNNNIYNGIELLNSKNNLISGNKFFENEDNGIFIWDSQSNSISFNEVYQNENNGILTRDSEFNTIESNNIFENGDSGIYFWKAFENTLSKNRISENSNGVIFWNSDLNVLFKNKFLTNGKSGISIEFGTEYNTIYDNLFNNSINVHFKDSGENYWNAPVINETNVLNGDFTAGNVWYTPENTGFSQESINQDSNGDIISETCYELNFENIDYSPLAPDTTPPVVSFIFPKENTFFDKNETVLINVSATDNSGIHSLMLEIDDNYKEIPIQNGTTYIKLLNNLDYGKHTIRIYAEDNVGNTNSLVSRIFSISTPDTTPPEIKIISPTAKSYAEDSEVSIKVQITDESEIYSVSARLDDYTLDLIENNGYYINILDNLDWGAHTLWIIATDIAGNSNYNEKVTFEINEGDITPPEVEIIEPENGDSFKEDSSIFIKVQVTDDDSEIDSVRAMLDGTISFTLTKNSGYYTGTIDDISYGTHTIRIYAEDVEENINSYEVLEFEIEYPDYTYTKHVTTDTTQNTSTSKNNTSTGTGTEDTT